In Blastopirellula sediminis, the following proteins share a genomic window:
- a CDS encoding ExeA family protein: MYEDYWNLNVRPFENTAIPAFYYPAEAAQGTLLKLRYAVENRRGAALLTGGEGLGKTLLAQLLLEQLPEQFTPKVHVVFPYMPADQLLAYIVRELVGVEQSATSTIADSVQAIRRGLSENTRAGNHAVLVIDEAHLVSDFNALETLRLLTNLETDGLLDMTLLLVGQTEILPALRRTPAFETRLAVKCMVKPLTVDETASYVLHRLTTAGARREIFVPAALERLHQITGGAPRRINRLCDLALLIAFAEEQAVISADQIDAVHEELVAVSTD, encoded by the coding sequence ATGTACGAAGACTATTGGAATCTAAACGTTCGTCCGTTTGAAAACACGGCGATTCCGGCGTTCTACTACCCGGCCGAAGCGGCCCAGGGAACGCTGTTGAAATTGCGTTACGCGGTCGAAAACCGTCGCGGCGCGGCGCTGTTGACCGGCGGCGAAGGGTTGGGCAAAACGCTGCTGGCCCAGTTGCTGCTTGAGCAACTGCCGGAGCAGTTCACGCCGAAGGTTCACGTCGTCTTTCCGTACATGCCGGCCGATCAACTGCTGGCCTACATCGTTCGTGAGCTGGTCGGCGTTGAGCAATCGGCCACTTCGACCATCGCTGACAGCGTGCAGGCGATCCGTCGCGGTTTGAGCGAAAACACCCGCGCCGGCAATCACGCCGTGCTGGTGATCGACGAAGCGCACCTGGTCTCCGATTTCAACGCCCTGGAAACGTTGCGTCTGCTGACCAATCTCGAAACGGACGGGCTGCTCGACATGACGCTGCTGTTGGTCGGGCAGACCGAGATCTTACCGGCGCTGCGGCGGACTCCGGCCTTTGAAACTCGCCTGGCGGTCAAATGCATGGTCAAACCGCTGACGGTGGACGAAACTGCATCGTACGTGCTGCACCGGCTGACGACCGCCGGCGCACGACGCGAGATCTTCGTCCCAGCCGCTTTGGAGCGTCTCCATCAGATCACCGGGGGCGCCCCGCGGCGGATCAATCGGCTGTGCGATTTGGCCCTGCTGATCGCCTTTGCCGAAGAACAAGCGGTCATCTCGGCCGACCAGATTGACGCGGTCCACGAAGAGTTGGTCGCGGTTTCTACCGACTAG
- a CDS encoding tyrosine-protein kinase family protein: MSSVDRAFIRAYGPEVPSLEDPAAEYTRSGPVFPGGPTVEQLYEWRKKGLRIDLPGSPINEGDLSPFAEQAAAVEEETTEESVFAASAQNTAAVAAAVDRILKRVRAEQQTAKPVVEPIAKQSPAPQAPAVEKPAAKTIAPPAGKTSDRLEWESMLSKSSTPTSTFRPQWEAPRFAWPATIEMLLERGVEGFAEVRARLAEVSGNGKKVVAVYSFAAGEGCTTLTLCLAKLLAACGMKTAIVDASETNPELATRLGVRVEHGWEAIAPGGPTVEDAAIHSVADDLTLAPSLTKGSPDKLDQLLQSMKGSYDMILVDVGQIHEIPNQVNQIDAAMIVRDLRLSDDSQVAEVVRRLGSAGISILGVTENFVG; the protein is encoded by the coding sequence ATGAGTTCCGTAGATCGAGCCTTCATTCGTGCGTACGGACCGGAAGTTCCCTCGTTGGAAGACCCGGCTGCCGAATACACTCGCAGCGGTCCCGTTTTCCCGGGCGGACCAACGGTCGAGCAACTGTACGAGTGGCGCAAGAAGGGCCTGCGAATTGACCTGCCGGGATCGCCGATCAATGAAGGGGATCTGAGCCCGTTTGCCGAGCAAGCGGCTGCGGTCGAAGAAGAAACGACCGAAGAGTCGGTCTTCGCTGCATCGGCTCAAAACACCGCCGCCGTCGCTGCGGCCGTCGATCGTATCCTGAAGCGAGTTCGCGCTGAACAACAAACCGCCAAGCCGGTCGTCGAGCCGATCGCGAAGCAGTCCCCCGCCCCGCAGGCTCCGGCAGTTGAAAAGCCGGCGGCCAAGACGATCGCTCCACCGGCCGGTAAGACGAGCGACCGGTTGGAATGGGAAAGCATGTTGTCGAAGTCGAGCACGCCGACGTCGACCTTCCGCCCACAATGGGAAGCGCCCCGTTTCGCCTGGCCGGCCACGATCGAGATGTTGCTTGAGCGGGGCGTCGAAGGATTCGCCGAAGTCCGCGCTCGTCTGGCCGAAGTGAGCGGCAATGGAAAGAAAGTGGTCGCCGTCTACAGCTTCGCCGCTGGCGAAGGTTGCACGACGCTGACCCTTTGCCTGGCGAAACTGTTGGCCGCCTGCGGCATGAAAACGGCGATTGTCGACGCCAGCGAAACGAATCCGGAACTCGCGACCCGTTTGGGCGTTCGCGTCGAACATGGTTGGGAAGCGATCGCCCCCGGAGGTCCGACGGTCGAAGACGCCGCGATCCATTCTGTCGCCGACGATCTGACCCTGGCGCCGAGCCTGACGAAAGGCTCGCCGGACAAACTTGATCAATTGCTGCAAAGCATGAAAGGGAGCTACGACATGATCCTGGTCGACGTCGGCCAGATTCATGAGATCCCGAACCAGGTGAATCAAATCGACGCCGCGATGATCGTTCGCGATCTCCGGCTTTCGGACGATTCGCAGGTAGCCGAAGTTGTTCGGCGGCTTGGCAGCGCCGGGATTTCGATCTTAGGCGTCACCGAAAACTTCGTCGGTTAG
- a CDS encoding HEAT repeat domain-containing protein, producing MSTRIFACLSLMLASLPAVAAEPENPTAEQSVQTAPTRALDAEQTERAIRRAIRQLDSDTFAERREAAEILRDFGAAAIAPLEEACRDGAGERVAQSIEILKSFAASEDHVVRDDAMRALKRIADGENATAAKLAATVVQSMQTLPGRRQFPEFGPIPNAGLDGMAMRGRGRNFSMSTVRNNGREEIKITDDELHVQIERDPNGPIRVEWKEGDGESQVAKADDLDQLRNEHPEAAELVDKYQARAAGGPLMGNRFFAPMQVDGLPIPQPMFQMDEHFARMRAEHQRMVDEMRAQHEQRMQEMRRLAPPVAPAIPPSQLGRLRDHAERLQRRVQNGEVDEATRAEVERLQRLLEELQTQMNQ from the coding sequence ATGTCGACGCGTATTTTCGCCTGCCTGTCGTTGATGCTGGCCAGTCTGCCTGCGGTCGCGGCTGAACCGGAGAATCCGACGGCGGAACAATCAGTACAAACGGCCCCCACGCGTGCTCTCGACGCGGAACAAACCGAACGTGCGATCCGTCGCGCGATTCGCCAACTCGATAGCGACACGTTCGCCGAACGACGCGAAGCGGCGGAAATCTTGCGCGACTTTGGCGCCGCGGCGATCGCTCCGCTGGAAGAAGCTTGCCGCGATGGCGCCGGCGAACGGGTCGCGCAGTCGATCGAGATTCTGAAATCGTTCGCCGCTAGCGAAGATCATGTTGTCCGCGATGATGCGATGCGAGCGTTGAAACGGATTGCCGACGGAGAAAACGCCACCGCCGCCAAGTTGGCCGCCACCGTCGTTCAATCGATGCAAACGCTCCCCGGGCGTCGTCAATTTCCGGAGTTCGGCCCTATTCCTAACGCCGGCCTGGATGGCATGGCGATGCGTGGTCGCGGACGCAACTTCAGCATGTCGACCGTTCGCAACAACGGCCGGGAAGAAATCAAGATCACCGACGACGAGCTGCACGTCCAAATCGAGAGGGATCCAAATGGACCGATCCGCGTCGAATGGAAAGAGGGAGACGGCGAGTCGCAAGTCGCTAAAGCGGATGACCTCGATCAACTGCGCAACGAGCATCCCGAAGCGGCCGAACTTGTTGACAAGTATCAAGCCCGCGCAGCCGGCGGCCCACTGATGGGGAATCGTTTCTTCGCGCCGATGCAGGTCGACGGGCTCCCCATTCCGCAGCCGATGTTCCAAATGGACGAGCACTTCGCTCGTATGCGCGCCGAACATCAGCGGATGGTCGACGAGATGCGCGCTCAGCACGAACAGCGGATGCAGGAAATGCGTCGCTTGGCGCCGCCGGTCGCTCCGGCGATTCCCCCGTCGCAATTAGGTCGCCTGCGGGATCATGCGGAACGTCTGCAGCGGCGAGTTCAGAATGGCGAAGTCGATGAAGCGACGCGAGCCGAAGTCGAGCGTCTGCAACGTCTGCTCGAAGAATTGCAAACGCAGATGAACCAGTAG
- a CDS encoding glycosyltransferase family 39 protein yields MDSPLTARLFWRSLLLIALLGLGLRMLPLAESLWLDELHTSWVISGDWEGLAKRARQGNNSPLYFWGMKLVVACFGDDEWTLRMPSVICGCAALCGIGVLVRRWSGSGLAGCVAALLVALDRDMIFYATEARPYAAAQLGCIGVFAVTMRLWRDFDWRDVWIWTALAALTIHLHITAGLFVAACLPPLTLAAWGHGAWKRLALMLITLMVLLAPLSLQLQVIYARRPNWSIFIHSGTPLQIIEILPIIPFGLVPLAIALAANALLKDREASERRSAWTAIYIWAIVATLTPIGIAWIGTYLEFTPLFLRRYLIGSQALLFVWAGLNIGRIDRLWVRAIGAVAMSASIFFFHLPDHWTHQRRQDWRGAVAMLDKMELPANTTLMISSRLIEAKDLTANDDGLADYCRLPVTAIYRPEREFRQVIPLRYGASGDLMPWQLKLIAEPQTIVVLEPGGRDTVQVTAAELSKSIPWASTLRILDGNRGLQMILVEPAKDQRDK; encoded by the coding sequence ATGGACTCCCCCCTCACCGCTCGCCTGTTCTGGCGATCGCTGTTATTGATTGCGCTGTTGGGGCTCGGGTTGCGGATGTTGCCGCTGGCCGAGAGTCTCTGGCTCGACGAACTGCATACGTCTTGGGTGATCTCCGGCGATTGGGAAGGTCTCGCGAAACGTGCTCGGCAAGGAAACAACAGTCCTCTCTATTTTTGGGGGATGAAGCTGGTCGTCGCTTGTTTTGGCGACGACGAGTGGACCCTGCGAATGCCGTCGGTCATCTGCGGATGTGCGGCGCTGTGCGGTATCGGGGTGCTGGTGCGGCGTTGGAGCGGTTCAGGTTTAGCTGGTTGCGTCGCGGCTCTGCTCGTCGCGCTGGATCGCGACATGATCTTCTATGCGACCGAGGCGCGCCCTTATGCCGCAGCACAGTTAGGGTGTATCGGGGTATTCGCGGTCACGATGCGTCTCTGGCGGGACTTCGATTGGCGGGATGTTTGGATCTGGACGGCATTGGCCGCACTGACGATCCATTTGCATATCACGGCGGGCCTGTTTGTCGCCGCTTGTCTGCCTCCGTTAACGTTGGCCGCTTGGGGACATGGCGCCTGGAAGCGATTGGCGCTGATGCTGATCACGCTGATGGTCTTGCTTGCGCCTCTCTCGTTGCAGTTGCAGGTGATATACGCACGACGACCGAACTGGTCGATCTTTATCCACAGCGGAACCCCGTTGCAGATCATCGAGATTCTCCCGATCATTCCCTTCGGTCTCGTGCCGCTTGCGATTGCGTTGGCGGCGAACGCGTTGCTGAAGGACCGAGAGGCGAGCGAGCGACGAAGCGCCTGGACGGCGATCTATATCTGGGCGATCGTCGCCACCTTGACGCCGATCGGTATCGCGTGGATCGGAACTTACCTGGAATTCACGCCCCTATTTCTGCGGCGATATTTGATCGGCAGTCAGGCGTTGCTGTTCGTCTGGGCGGGGTTGAATATCGGGCGCATTGACCGATTGTGGGTGAGAGCGATTGGCGCCGTCGCGATGTCGGCTTCCATCTTCTTCTTTCATTTGCCCGATCATTGGACGCATCAGCGTCGACAAGACTGGCGGGGCGCCGTCGCCATGTTGGACAAGATGGAACTGCCGGCGAATACGACGCTGATGATCTCGTCGCGGCTGATCGAAGCGAAGGACCTAACGGCGAACGACGACGGCCTGGCCGATTATTGCCGTTTACCGGTCACGGCAATTTATCGCCCTGAGCGAGAGTTCCGCCAGGTGATTCCGCTTCGCTATGGAGCGAGCGGCGATCTGATGCCCTGGCAGCTCAAACTGATCGCAGAGCCGCAAACGATCGTCGTACTGGAGCCAGGGGGACGCGATACGGTCCAAGTGACCGCCGCCGAACTATCAAAGTCGATCCCCTGGGCGTCGACGTTGCGAATCCTTGACGGAAATCGGGGCTTGCAGATGATTCTCGTTGAGCCGGCTAAAGACCAGCGGGACAAGTGA